Proteins found in one Geomonas subterranea genomic segment:
- a CDS encoding transglycosylase domain-containing protein: MKWKKYLLWGAALCAVYAVYVVVSLFFLPPVTALKDKKTNMTIQVKDWQGNYHPLVVGPKNRYWAPLSQIPSEMKWAVILAEDASFYKHEGIDVKAIKEAIRYDLEKQSFARGASTITQQVAKNLFLSREKTLTRKAKELYLAKRMEQELTKGRIIELYLNVIELGPMVHGIGHGARYYFGKSPAALTPRECAFLAAMLPGPRVAYNPYKNLDKVLKRSNMILRLLANKGVLSSGEYQAALAEMPNIGRMQRKVDESIKQVEVMANRTSATVPQGLTPEPEKGAVEPAGAPAEQAPGVTEPAPEKPQETAPAKEGAPSQQNP; the protein is encoded by the coding sequence ATGAAATGGAAGAAATACCTCCTCTGGGGCGCCGCTCTCTGCGCCGTGTACGCCGTCTATGTCGTCGTCTCGCTCTTTTTCCTGCCGCCGGTCACCGCGCTCAAGGACAAGAAGACCAACATGACCATCCAGGTCAAGGACTGGCAGGGGAATTACCACCCGCTGGTGGTCGGCCCCAAGAACCGTTACTGGGCGCCCCTCTCGCAGATCCCTTCCGAGATGAAGTGGGCGGTGATCCTCGCTGAGGACGCTTCCTTCTACAAGCACGAGGGGATCGACGTGAAGGCGATCAAGGAGGCGATCAGGTACGACCTGGAGAAGCAGAGTTTCGCCCGCGGCGCCTCCACCATCACCCAGCAGGTGGCCAAGAACCTGTTCCTGTCACGGGAGAAGACGCTGACCCGCAAGGCGAAGGAGCTCTACCTGGCCAAGCGGATGGAGCAGGAGCTCACCAAGGGGCGCATCATCGAGCTCTACCTGAACGTGATCGAGCTGGGCCCCATGGTGCATGGCATCGGTCACGGAGCGCGCTACTACTTCGGCAAGTCCCCGGCCGCGCTCACCCCGCGCGAATGCGCCTTCCTGGCCGCCATGCTCCCGGGGCCGCGCGTCGCTTACAACCCGTACAAGAACCTGGACAAGGTGCTCAAGCGTTCCAACATGATCCTGAGGCTTCTGGCCAACAAGGGGGTGCTCTCCTCCGGCGAGTACCAGGCGGCGCTGGCGGAGATGCCCAACATCGGACGGATGCAGAGGAAGGTCGACGAGAGCATCAAGCAGGTCGAGGTCATGGCCAACCGCACCAGCGCGACCGTCCCGCAAGGGCTTACCCCGGAGCCGGAGAAGGGGGCGGTCGAGCCCGCCGGTGCACCGGCCGAGCAGGCCCCGGGCGTTACCGAGCCTGCGCCGGAGAAGCCGCAGGAGACGGCCCCGGCGAAGGAAGGGGCCCCCTCGCAACAAAACCCATAG